Proteins found in one Kwoniella shivajii chromosome 4, complete sequence genomic segment:
- a CDS encoding mitochondrial import inner membrane translocase subunit TIM9 — MDFSQFNGTEQAHMTKVIEKKQMQDFMRLYSGLVERCFNSCAQDFTSKALTTNESTCVQNCTDKFLKHSERVGARFAEHNAEQMQGK, encoded by the exons ATGGACTTTTCACAATTCAACGGAACAGAGCAAGCTCACATGACAAAAGTCATCGAGAAGAAGCAG ATGCAAGACTTCATGAGACTTTATTCTGGTTTAGTAGAAAGATGTTTCAATTCTTGCGCTCAAGATTTCACCTCAAAAGCATTGACTACCAATGAA TCTACGTGCGTTCAAAATTGTACCGATAAATTCTTGAAACATTCAGAACGAGTAGGAGCTAGATTTGCGGAACATAACGCTG AGCAAATGCAAGGCAAATAA